One segment of Asterias rubens chromosome 2, eAstRub1.3, whole genome shotgun sequence DNA contains the following:
- the LOC117307363 gene encoding rabenosyn-5-like isoform X2: MSAAMSGSDSAIREGFLCPICFKDLNSVYQLQTHFEENHSHEDKAVLQQLKGFFGKAKKLLSKQEEQSGEVVDDIIDVTDERPVGPITTSACVGGFDVSSWPPQELGAVCEHYDYFRGQRGTRIDRSTVETNKLLIRLEKLVKFNVECSEPSKRKAFEKTVVPWKDDSSTKFCPFCLERFGLSLRRHHCRLCGNIACLKCSDFVPDTVCESVLKSEEELLKEHRQKQARKSDGVEAGGAQAMSGTLRICKNCDGLLVIKLQKLKQKAIKPASLLLYERLTEVKNHLLAQLSVHNPRVEFLMSGSSSHSRNFLEGERTKILKNFDLIDTISKRILALSASTSSPSHQRLYHKIRTHCTLFIQANMQTMVALPTSEELQRLEGERRVAIARRIQEEKAAELEAQRQERIQHEKQEQRTLERMKKGHTRIPSWPLNLNKSKQETSPTKRSEAGAKTLEGGWKPSVVSEAELMASSDNPMIQQMNIIKNYIKQAKEMQRTDEVKMLQDNLRELEMEYGRQARF; the protein is encoded by the exons GAGTGGGAGTGACTCCGCCATTCGAGAGGGATTCCTCTGTCCAATCTGCTTTAAGGATCTCAACTCTGTCTATCAACTGCAgacacattttgaagaaaatcaCAGTCATGAAGACAAGGCTGTTTTACAACAGCTAAAAGGATTTTTTG GTAAAGCCAAGAAGCTGTTGAGTAAACAGGAAGAGCAGTCTGGGGAGGTTGTGGATGATATCATTGATGTGACTGACGAGAGGCCCGTTGGGCCAATTACAACCTCAGCCTGTGTTGGAGGATTTGATGTGTCGTCTTGGCCCCCTCAAGAATTGG GGGCTGTGTGCGAGCATTACGACTACTTCAGGGGTCAACGTGGCACAAGGATAGACCGTAGCACTGTTGAAACCAACAAGCTACTGATCCGTTTGGAGAAACTAGTGAAGTTTAACGTTGAATGCAGCGAGCCATCCAAACGTAAAG ccTTTGAAAAGACGGTTGTGCCATGGAAGGATGATTCCTCCACAAAGTTTTGCCCATTTTGCTTGGAGCGTTTTGGGCTGTCACTTAGACGCCATCACTGCCGCCTCTGTGGTAACATCGCATGCCTGAAATGCTCCGACTTTGTGCCGGACACTGTGTGCG AAAGTGTATTGAAGTCGGAGGAGGAGTTGTTGAAAGAACATCGACAAAAACAAGCGCGGAAAAGCGACGGTGTAGAGGCTGGGGGAGCACAAGCTATGAGTGGCACGCTGAGGATTTGCAAAAATTGTGACGGCCTGCTGGTCATCAAACTGCAGAAGTTGAAACAAAAGGCGATCAAGCCAGCTTCACTACTACTTTATGAG AGGTTAACCGAGGTCAAAAACCATTTACTGGCTCAGCTATCGGTCCACAACCCACGGGTGGAGTTTTTAAT GTCCGGAAGTTCCAGCCACAGTCGAAACTTTCTGGAAGGTGAACGAACTAAAATACTGAAAAACTTTGATCTGATCGACACGATCAG CAAAAGGATCCTGGCTCTCAGTGCGTCCACATCGAGTCCTTCTCATCAAAGGCTGTACCACAAAATCAGGACTCATTGTACCCTTTTCATACAAGCCAACATGCAGACTATGGTTGCCCTTCCAACGAGCGAAGAGCTGCAAAGGCTTGAGGGGGAGCGTAGGGTTGCAATCGCCCGTCGAATCCAGGAGGAGAAGGCAGCAGAGCTGGAAGCTCAGCGGCAAGAACGAATCCAACATGAAAAACAGGAGCAAAGGACCCTGGAGAGGATGAAAAAGGGCCACACCCGGATACCCAGCTGGCCGTTAAACTTAAATAAAAGTAAGCAGGAGACCTCGCCAACCAAACGCTCAGAAGCCGGTGCCAAGACACTGGAAGGGGGGTGGAAACCGTCAGTAGTGAGCGAAGCAGAGCTTATGGCATCGTCTGACAATCCGATGATACAACAGATGAACATTATCAAGAATTACATCAAGCAAGCTAAAGAAATGCAGCGGACAGACGAAGTTAAAATGCTACAGGACAATTTGAGAGAACTAGAAATGGAGTATGGACGCCAGGCTAGGTTTTAA
- the LOC117307363 gene encoding rabenosyn-5-like isoform X1 has product MSAAMSGSDSAIREGFLCPICFKDLNSVYQLQTHFEENHSHEDKAVLQQLKGFFGKAKKLLSKQEEQSGEVVDDIIDVTDERPVGPITTSACVGGFDVSSWPPQELGAVCEHYDYFRGQRGTRIDRSTVETNKLLIRLEKLVKFNVECSEPSKRKGKRARKAFEKTVVPWKDDSSTKFCPFCLERFGLSLRRHHCRLCGNIACLKCSDFVPDTVCESVLKSEEELLKEHRQKQARKSDGVEAGGAQAMSGTLRICKNCDGLLVIKLQKLKQKAIKPASLLLYERLTEVKNHLLAQLSVHNPRVEFLMSGSSSHSRNFLEGERTKILKNFDLIDTISKRILALSASTSSPSHQRLYHKIRTHCTLFIQANMQTMVALPTSEELQRLEGERRVAIARRIQEEKAAELEAQRQERIQHEKQEQRTLERMKKGHTRIPSWPLNLNKSKQETSPTKRSEAGAKTLEGGWKPSVVSEAELMASSDNPMIQQMNIIKNYIKQAKEMQRTDEVKMLQDNLRELEMEYGRQARF; this is encoded by the exons GAGTGGGAGTGACTCCGCCATTCGAGAGGGATTCCTCTGTCCAATCTGCTTTAAGGATCTCAACTCTGTCTATCAACTGCAgacacattttgaagaaaatcaCAGTCATGAAGACAAGGCTGTTTTACAACAGCTAAAAGGATTTTTTG GTAAAGCCAAGAAGCTGTTGAGTAAACAGGAAGAGCAGTCTGGGGAGGTTGTGGATGATATCATTGATGTGACTGACGAGAGGCCCGTTGGGCCAATTACAACCTCAGCCTGTGTTGGAGGATTTGATGTGTCGTCTTGGCCCCCTCAAGAATTGG GGGCTGTGTGCGAGCATTACGACTACTTCAGGGGTCAACGTGGCACAAGGATAGACCGTAGCACTGTTGAAACCAACAAGCTACTGATCCGTTTGGAGAAACTAGTGAAGTTTAACGTTGAATGCAGCGAGCCATCCAAACGTAAAGGTAAACGAGCCCGAAAAg ccTTTGAAAAGACGGTTGTGCCATGGAAGGATGATTCCTCCACAAAGTTTTGCCCATTTTGCTTGGAGCGTTTTGGGCTGTCACTTAGACGCCATCACTGCCGCCTCTGTGGTAACATCGCATGCCTGAAATGCTCCGACTTTGTGCCGGACACTGTGTGCG AAAGTGTATTGAAGTCGGAGGAGGAGTTGTTGAAAGAACATCGACAAAAACAAGCGCGGAAAAGCGACGGTGTAGAGGCTGGGGGAGCACAAGCTATGAGTGGCACGCTGAGGATTTGCAAAAATTGTGACGGCCTGCTGGTCATCAAACTGCAGAAGTTGAAACAAAAGGCGATCAAGCCAGCTTCACTACTACTTTATGAG AGGTTAACCGAGGTCAAAAACCATTTACTGGCTCAGCTATCGGTCCACAACCCACGGGTGGAGTTTTTAAT GTCCGGAAGTTCCAGCCACAGTCGAAACTTTCTGGAAGGTGAACGAACTAAAATACTGAAAAACTTTGATCTGATCGACACGATCAG CAAAAGGATCCTGGCTCTCAGTGCGTCCACATCGAGTCCTTCTCATCAAAGGCTGTACCACAAAATCAGGACTCATTGTACCCTTTTCATACAAGCCAACATGCAGACTATGGTTGCCCTTCCAACGAGCGAAGAGCTGCAAAGGCTTGAGGGGGAGCGTAGGGTTGCAATCGCCCGTCGAATCCAGGAGGAGAAGGCAGCAGAGCTGGAAGCTCAGCGGCAAGAACGAATCCAACATGAAAAACAGGAGCAAAGGACCCTGGAGAGGATGAAAAAGGGCCACACCCGGATACCCAGCTGGCCGTTAAACTTAAATAAAAGTAAGCAGGAGACCTCGCCAACCAAACGCTCAGAAGCCGGTGCCAAGACACTGGAAGGGGGGTGGAAACCGTCAGTAGTGAGCGAAGCAGAGCTTATGGCATCGTCTGACAATCCGATGATACAACAGATGAACATTATCAAGAATTACATCAAGCAAGCTAAAGAAATGCAGCGGACAGACGAAGTTAAAATGCTACAGGACAATTTGAGAGAACTAGAAATGGAGTATGGACGCCAGGCTAGGTTTTAA